The Lasioglossum baleicum chromosome 15, iyLasBale1, whole genome shotgun sequence genomic interval GCTCCGTCTTTTATGCTAATTTAAACGACACGTACGTTCCCAGCGCCAATTTATCACAAAACAATGCAAATAGAACTTCCGCTTAATAATTTACATATTTTATCGGCAGGCCATCAATTTGCCAACATTATGGCCAACTAGTTTACCGTCGATTCCCCAGTAATTGAATTACCAGCATATGCAAGGATTACAAATTTATTGTCCTTTACAGAAATATATTGTTTCTACATCGCAAGTTTATTGTATATCATAGCCTGTCAGGATTTTTGATGATCAGCATTTTTCGCATTTGCCAAAAACGTTTATTCCGTATCCCTTCTTGCAGCCGCAGGCTCCCCTCGACTCGTATGGATGGCAAACCTGAATCAAGTTGAATCATCAAATTATTAGATGTATAAACTAATTCGCACACTCTCTGCGACTCAGTAAAATAaatctccgtacaccctttaaaacagaataacttttttataattataccaaatgacctgatgttttgtaattagaagcaattagaagcattggtttattgaatgatgtgcaaaaaatattttataaaaattacaatttacaaggttatatgcaaaaatagaaaaagcactatttgaaacttttttatttgggcccttaataaaaatttaaaatacatgttttgtagatctatagtagttaaaCACctgctaaaaatttcatcgaaatcgattgacatacacacgagctacaagcgtttaaaaatggtgaaacttttacataattagtttctgcttaaaatccacagaatcgtacatctttcgacggcgtgtcgttttttcctgcgtcaaccaatttcgatgaaattttcagcatgtgtataactaacatagatctacaaaacatgttttaaattttcattggggacccaaataaaatagttttaaaaatgctgttttatttttgcatgtaacctgatcaattgtaatttttggacaaTCTCTTTTGCACATACAaaataatcagatcgtttggtacaataataaaaagttattctgttttaaaggctgTACGTAGACTTATTTTATTGAGTGTAGCTTCataaatttgtgtttatttgcaAAATCTGCCAAATTAACACCGCCATTCgaagaaattgtaatttataaaaattcagcatTATGGCACAATCGCTAGATGGCCCTACTTTTGCTTTttcaaggcgtaatttgcattattcggcaaacTGTAGCGGAGCGGAGCCGCGAGAAGTAATGTGACAGGCGGCAGTGCTGCCGCCTATCTTTGCTGTCACCTATTGTGCCACATGctatcgaataatgcaaattacaccttgaaaacgcaaaagtaggccacctTGGGTATCGTCCCCGCAAGTGGCGCATCCAGGATGTAatctgagggggggggggggtgagaagaacccagccctaggttttacgtgatgaccttttttgtaACCAAAATATCTGTCAACGGTACCAGGGCTATtctgcgattttaattttggaagctaaacatattttttcttggggggggggggacttgGTCACCGCTAGATTCAACTTTTATCAGATCAAGCACATTATTTCTCAGTTGTCGAGTGAAATAGCATAAAATTAATGACGAATTGATACAGGTTGCAGAAACGTGTAGGAATAGTGATCATTAGACTGATTCTTATGCAAAATTTTCTTCACCAAGTGACTCACAAATAAATTCTTCCAACTAGAACTCATCTACACCTGCAATCGAACGAAAGCACTCACGTTGTAATTCAACAtttgtttcttcctttaataagtTCAATGAGTCGACGATCCATATTAGTTCTGTTCCTTTCGTCTAATCATTTTACTATTTCACATTTCATTTACTTTGCattgaaagaaatacaattagtTGCAAGCGACACTTACGGGTCGGCAAACTGGATAATGTCCCAGTTTCTGCATCGAACAAGGTAATTCGCACGCGATTCCACATGGCATCCAAACTCCATTATCTCCACAGTCAGGCGGTATTTTCGTCGTGATGCTGGCGCCTTCGATCCAGAAAACGAAAGTTTGCGATAAGAAAATTCGGAGAAATTCATTGAAAACGGTACAATAATGGCATTTACATTCAGCGTGCACTGTCAGCAACACTAGCAGCAAGACGTATCGAATCATCTTCGACCAATGAGGCTATCAAACACTCACTACCAAACACTGTGGCTTCAGCTCAGTCTTTGATGCCACGCTCGAAGCCAACCATGTTTTTGTACCCCTACTTCTCATTCCATTAAATCCTTGAGGCGTcaggaaaattaaatattaaattatatatctaAACTTGTCTTGGCTTTCGTCCTTGCAGATAATGCTATCTCTAGAATATACTCCCGTATGTGTATCAGAATTGAAGATTTATGAATCTATGCAAATAGCTTTTATTTCGAAATGCATGTTTAATGCAAATTATATACTAAGTTGGAGGACattcttggtcgcatctattgtatagaaattgttgcgtctatagaggattCACTGTACTTCTAATACAGACTACATTGTTTATTATCTAAACAGACGGTCATTTTCTTctttgatattttttaaaatattccttcgcagttttgcAATTCAACAAAGTCTATACAGCTGATTGACAAGTAGCATATCAACAAATGCAGTTCTAAAGTGTTGTATTGGAGGGGTGGGTAAAGGAACGTAGTCGAAGATGAATgctcaaattatatttttattgcctcgaataaattatttctcaaACATGACAATCTTTCTCCAGGATGCATTTGCGACTTCCCACGGAGTCCCTCACGTATCCTGAATTGCATCTGCAGCCGGCGGTGAATTTCGTGCACTCCTGGAACAAAGCCAAGAATTAAAGATTCGATTACAAAAATTGTCAATCGGGTGCGAATTTGATTAAATACTCACGATACGTGGGCACAACCGTACGTTCGGGTGTGGTATATCGCAGGTCGGTGCGCATAATTCACCACATAAATTCCATTCCGCGTTCTCTGGACATTCAGGCCCCACTACCTCAGCAGCTTGGATAATCGAggaaagaaaattgaattttttcggCGAGACAGGCTAAATCGTTTCGAATAACTTTTGAGGTACTTACATGCAACGTAGAGTGCAGCCAGGAGCAGTAATATCTCGAATTTCCCCTGCATTTTGAACTTCGTGGATTATTTCGCCTAGCATCAGCTGACACTTCGACTCTACCTGCGTGTCTAAACGTCCGGATATTTATACTCCACGTTTTGTGCGATAAACTATTTCACTGTGTTTGTCTCGTCTTAGCTGATAACGCTATCTTCTGAAGAAGTATAATAACTGTAATTCTATTTCAAAATTTACGGTGCGTTTAGGTGTGGTTAGAACGCTTCACGAGGCTAAAACGGCTAATCACTAGTATTTATATAATTTCTAGTATTTATATAATTAGCAATTTGCTGGTAACAGATGTCCGCAGCTTGAAAAGTTTAATCTTTTCGAGGAAAATTGGACACTTGTTATTTCTCTAATTCGACCGATCTTTAATGTCGATTACTGTGGATGTATGCATTTGTTGCAATATTCGTTGATTTATTGAATCAAGGATGTAATGAAGGAGTATTGCGCAGGGACTTATACCGGTACGTAAAATACCGGTATGATACCGGTATATTTCGGTTATTTCTTCCTAACCGTTATAGAACCGAAATATCAGAATACCGGTATGACGTCATGAACGGCAGGAGATACGCGCGAGTCGAAAAGTGGGGATCGGGCGAAGCATGCGGAATATCCCACTTGCCCCATTTCTCCTTCCCCAACAAAccgaaaaataccggtatttcatATCGGTTATCGGTATTTTACGTATCGGTATTGTATGTACCGGTATGAATCCCTGAATGCAACCATACCGGTATAtgaaaataccggtattctgATATTTCGGTTCTATAACGGTTAGGAAGAAATAACCGAAATATACCGGTATCATACCGGTATTTTACGTACCGGTATAAGTCCCTGGTTCAAACTACTAAATAGAATCGCAAAC includes:
- the LOC143216231 gene encoding chymotrypsin inhibitor-like, with the translated sequence MQGKFEILLLLAALYVASAEVVGPECPENAEWNLCGELCAPTCDIPHPNVRLCPRIECTKFTAGCRCNSGYVRDSVGSRKCILEKDCHV